AAAAACTTTCTACGTTGGCTTTGGCTACCACGCTAGTCGGAGCCGCGCTGAACGCGCAGGCCCAGATAACCCTGGACGGGGTTATCTCGGCCACTGAAATCGGGGCCGGCAACTACGTGTCGCTGGGCAAGTTTACTACCCCCCACGACCCCGGCAAGGGCTTCGGCAACGCCGGCCTGCTCCAGATGTACGGAGCCAATGCGAACGGCAAGCTCTACGTAGGTATCGCCGGCACCATTGCGTCAGGCAATAATAACTTTCAGCTCTACATGGACCTGCCGAACAAGAGCGGCGTGCCCGTGGGCACGGGCCTGCCCACTATCGCGGGGTCAGGCACGGTGTTCGGCACATTTGCCGGGGGTAGCATCGGTGGCACTAAGCTGGATTTGGAAGCCGACGCGGCGATTGCCACTACTGGGCAGTTCGATGTGCAGGCGGCCATTTATACGGCTACTACCGGCCAGGCAAAGTCGCTGGGCGGCGGGGCAGCTATCACTAGCGATGGTGTCCCCAACCCGTTGTACGACGCGACGGGCGCTTACGCCATCTTTGCCAATACCCGCGTGGCCTACAAGCAGTCGCCGGATGGCGGCCTGCTCGGCATGACCGGCAACCCCGGTGCGGCCAACGGCGGCGGGGCTGGCTCCACCGGCCTGGAGTATGAGTTTGACGGCAAAGCCCTGGGCCTGCCTTCGGGCGCGAGCATTGTGCGCGTGTTCGTGGCCTACGTCAGCGGCGACGCCTACTGGTCGTCAGACTTTATCCCCGAATCGGTGGGCAATGGCAAAGCCTACAACACCCCCGGTGCTACCGGCGGCAACAACAACCTCGGTTACAGCCCCGACTTCACCGACGCGACAAACTTTCCCGGCACGCAGGCGGCGGCCATTAACCTGGTGGTGCTCAGCAGCCGCCAGGCCGACGACGCGGTGGTAGCCATGAGCGTGTTTCCGAACCCGACGCAGGGCCAGGCCACCATTACTTACCAGGTGCAGAACACCACCCAGCCCGTGGCCGTACGCGTAATTGACCTGTTGGGCCGCGACGTGCGCACCCTGCTCGACACCAAGCAAACGCCCGGCTTTCACGACCTGACCGTGCCCACCAGCGAGCTGGCCCTGGGTACTTACCTAATAAAAGTGCAGGTAGGCGACAAGGTAGCTACCCGCCGCCTGGCCGTGAGCCGGTAGGCATACACCCTAATCGTCCTTGCGAGCAACGCGAAGCAATCGCGTCAGAACGTAATCGTTTGGCCATCGCGTGGGTGCGATGGCCGCGCTTCGCTCGCAAGGACGGTGCCTCTGCTGTCCGCCAGAGCCGACTTTACTTTTCCATGAAAAAAACCGCACTCCTTTTTCTGCTACCCCTGCTGGCGCTACTGGCCCCTACCCCCCCCGCCCGTGGCCAGGCTTCTACCCCCCCCGACCCGGCGCAGTACGGCCAGCCCTTCGCGGCGGTGCCCGACGCGCCCGACGCGGTTATCTACCAAGTGAATATGCGGGGCTTCAGCCAGGCCGGCAATTTTGCGGGCGTGCTGGCGCGGCTGGATTCCATTAAGGCGCTGGGGGTGAACGTGGTGTACCTGATGCCCATCTTTCCCATTGGCCAGGAGCGGGCCGTAGACTCGCCCTTCGCGGTGCGCGACTACGTGAGCGTGAACCCGGAGTTCGGCACCCTGGCCGACCTGCGGATGCTGGTAGAAGCCATTCACGCCCGCCGGATGGCGGTAATACTGGACTGGGTGGGCAACCACACCAGCTGGGACCACGCCTGGGTGAAGGCGCACCCCGATTGGTACGTGCACAATGCTAAGGGCGAGATTATCAACCCGATACCGTCCTGGAAGGACATCGCGCAGCTCAATTTTCAAAACCCGGAGCTGCGGGCGGCCATGATTAGCGCGCTGCGCTACTGGGTGTTCGCGGCCAACATTGACGGCTTTCGTTGCGACTACGCCGATGGGCCAACCCGTGAGTTCTGGGTTGAGGCGCTGGCCAGCCTCCAATCCATCAAGGGCCACAAGCTACTGCTGCTGGCCGAGGGCGACCAGAAGAAGTATTTCTTCCAGGTTGGCTTTCAGCTCGACTACGATTTCCCCTTCATCCAAGTAATGCGGCACGCCATTTTGGAGCACGGCAAGAGCGTGCGGCTGCTCGACTCGCTCAATGCCGTGGAGTACCAGGGTGCGCCGGCCGGGGCCCGCATGGTGCGCTATACGTCCAACCACGACATTAACAGCTCGGAGGGGCCGCCGCAGGAGCTATTCGGCGGCGAGCGCGGGGCGATGGCCGTGTTTGTGGTGGCCGCCTACATGAAGGCGGTGCCCATGATTTATAACGGCCAGGAAGTGGGCTACGCCAAGCGCGTGCCGTTTATGGGCCCGCGCCAGCCGGTGGACTGGACGCCCAAGCCGGCCGTAACCCGCGCGTACAAGCAGCTCATTGGCCTGCGCAACGCTAGCCCGGCCCTGCGCACCGGCACGCTGGCCTCGTACAGCAGCGCCGACGTGTGCGCCTTTACCAAAACCCAGGGCGGCGAGCAGGTGCTGGTACTGGTGAACCTGCGTAATGCCTCCGTGCCCTACGCGGTGCCGGCCGCCCTGGCCCGCACCCGCTGGCACAATGCCTTTGGCGGCGCGGCCCCGGCGTTGAAGGAGAAGCTGACCCTTCGGCCGTTTGAGTACGTTGTACTACGCAACCAGCCGGTTAGCGCCCGCCACTAGCCAGCTTTCCAATTGTAGGGTGCGGGGCTTGCCCCCGCACCCTACTATAACCAGCTTATTCATTAATGAGAAAATACCTGCTTCTAACGCTGCTCGCGGCCGCCTACTCGGCGGCTGCGCAGGGCCCTACCCCCCTCTCGGCCAGCCAGGGGCGGGTGAAGCTCACGTTTGCGCTCAATGCGGCCGGGCACCCGACCTACGCCGTGGCCTACGGCACCCGGCCCGTCGTGAATGCTTCGCGGCTGGGCCTGGCCTTGCAGGAAGGCGGCGGCTTTGATGGGCCGCTGGAAGTGACGGGCAGCGATATTAAGGATGTGGACGACACCTGGCAGCCGGTATGGGGGGAGGTCAAAAGCATCCGCAACCACTACCAGCAGCTGACGGTGCACCTGCGCCAGCCCGCCGCACCCGGCCGCCAGCTCGACGTAGTGTTTCGGGTCTTTACTGATGGGGTAGGGTTTCGCTACGAGTTCCCGCACCAGCCCCACTTAGATTACTTCGTGGTGACCGACGAGCTGACCGAGTTTGCGATGCCCGCCGACCACCGGGCGTTTTGGATTCCGGGCGACTACGACACCAACGAGTACATCTACACCCGCTCGCGGCTGAGCGAAGTGGACAACGCGGCAATGGTGAAGAACTCGACCAACATTGCCGTGCGCGTGGCCCCCGACCCGCAGGCCGTGGCCACCCCACTCATGCTGAAGGCTGATGATGGGCTGTACGTAAATATTCACGAGGCGGCGCTGGTGGACTACCCCGCCATGCAGCTGCACGTAGACCGGGCCAGCCTGCGCCTCAAGGCCAGCCTCGTACCCAATGCGGTGGGTAGTATGGCCTTTTTGCACGCGCCGTTTCACACGCCCTGGCGCACGATTATCGTCAGCGATAATGCGCCGGATATGCTGGCTTCCAAGCTGATTCTCAACCTCAATGAGCCGAGCAAAATCGGCGAGACGAACTGGATAAAGCCCATGAAGTTCGTGGGCGTGTGGTGGGAGATGCAGACCGGCCACAGTACCTGGAGCTACGCTGCCAGCGCCGACACGCTCGACGCGCAGGGCCAGCTCATCCCGAGCGGCCGGCACGCGGCGAACACGGCCAACGTGAAGCGCTACATTGACTTCGCCGCTAAAAATGATATTCCGGGCGTGCTGGTAGAGGGCTGGAACACGGGCTGGGAAGACTGGTTCGGGTACTGGAAGGAGTACGTATTTGACTTCGTGACGCCCTACCCCGACTTCGACGTGCCGGGCCTCACCAGCTACGCCAAGAGCAAGGGCGTGAGCCTGATAATGCACAACGAAACCTCGGGCTCGGCTACCAACTACGACCAGCATCTGGATTCGGCCTATCAGTTTATGAACCGCTACGGCTACCCGGCCGTGAAAACCGGCTACGTGGGCAGGATTATTCCGCGCGGTGAGCACCACGACGGGCAGTGGATGGTGAACCACTACAACCGCGTGGCCGAGGTAGCGGCCCGCTCCAGGGTGATGATTGACATGCACGAGCCCGTGCGCCCCACCGGCCTGCACCGCACCTACCCCCACTGGCTGGCCGGCGAGGCCGCTCGCGGCAACGAGTACAACGCCTTCACCGACCAGGGCAACCCGCCCGAGCACGAAACCATCCTGCCCTTCACCCGCCTCATGGGCGGCCCGATGGACTACACGCCCGGCATTTTCAAGCTCAAAGGCTACGCCGTGGGCGCGCCCGAGCGCCAGGTGCACACCACCCTGGCCAAGCAATTAGCCCTGTACGTGACCCTCTACTCGCCCCTGCAAATGGCGGCCGACCTGCCCGAAAACTACGAGGCTCACCCTGATGCCTTTCAGTTTATCAAGGACGTGCCCGTGGACTGGGACGACACGCGCATCCTGGCCGCCGAGCCGGGCGAGTACATTACCACCGTGCGCCAGGCCAAGGGCAAGGACGAGTGGTACCTGGGCAGCATCAGCAACGAAAAGCCCCGCAAACAGCCCCTGAAATTAACGTTCCTTACCCCCGGCCGCCGCTACGAAGCCACGATTTACGCCGACGCGAAGAACGCTGATTGGCAGAAGAACCCGGAGGCATACCAGATTACGAAGAAGGTCGTCACCAGCCGCTCGACGCTCACGCTGGAATTGGCTCCGGGCGGCGGCGCGGCGGTATCGTTTAAGCCGGTGAAATAAGTTGAGAGTTAAAGGTTAAAAAAGAACGTCCTGCTCATCTGGCGTCCGCTTGTCGAAGCATCTCTCCTGCACCGTTCGGGTGTCGTTCGGGAGAGATGCTTCGACAAGCGGACGCCAGATGAGCAGGACGTTCTTCTTAACTCTCAATTCTTAACTCCCCTACCTCACCGGCTCAAACGCCCGCAACCGCGCCAATTGCGCCACTACCTCCCCCTCCTCCGTTAGCGCGTCGCATTCCAGCAGGCGGCCCTGGTGGTAGCTGACGAAGAAGGGCGCAATGCGCTCCTTCATCAGCTGCTGGGCCACCGGGTTCTGGTCCGAGTCGAGGCGCACGAAGAAGATGTCCGCATTTTCGGGCGCGTCCACGAACTTGGCGAAGGGCGGGGCCAGCGCGGCGCAGGCCGGGCAATTATCGGAGGTGAACTTGGCGAATACCTTTAGGTGCTCGTGGATGAGGCGGCGCAGCTGCTCGTCGTCGGCATCCACGACGGGCGGGCGGGCTTCTTCGGTCATGATAAGGGGGGTAGGAAAACCGGGCGCGTAACCTGCGGCTGAGCTTAAAAGTTCGGCCCGCACGGCTACTGCTTATGGTTCAGCATCAATTGGCGGATATATTTCACCGGCGCGCTGCCGTAGCTCAGGAATTGCTGGTTGAAGTTCTTAAGATTAAATTTACTACCCTCCTGTTGTTTCACTTCTTCGCGCAGGGCCATAATCTCGGTGTAGCCCGTGAAGTACGAGCTGAGCTGCACCTGGCTCAGGGTGGCGCGGTGCCACTTGTTGCGGGCCTCCGCTTCCTCCTGGAAGCCCGCGCCGGTGAGCAGCTGCACCACGTCGGCCTCGCTGGCGTTTTGGGTCTGGATGAGGTTATCCACCACCGCGTTCAGGGTCGAGCGCATATTCCACTTGTCCCAGAGCAGCCACAGTTCGTCGGAGTTGTTGCCATAGCCGTTTTCCAGCATCATGCGCTCCGCGTACACGGCCCAGCCCTCAATCATAGCCCCGTTGCCGAAAATGCTCTTCACCAGCGAGGGCGAGCGGTTGGCGTATACCAGCTGCGTGTAGTGCCCCGGAATGGCCTCGTGAATGTTGAGAATCTGCAGGGTGTAGTCGTTGTACTCGCGCAGGTAGCTCTCGGCCTGGGCGGCGGTCCAGGTGGGGGGTAGGGGCTCCACGTTGTAGTACGTGTTGGCCTTGGTGTCATAAGGGCCGGGCGCGCTCACGCTGGCCCCCGCGCCGCTGCCGCGCATGTAGCCCGGCGTTTCGCGCACCACCAGCGGCTTGCTGGGGTCCTGGGTCAGCAGGTCGTGGTCGTTCACAAACTTGATGAGAGTGGGGATTTGGCGCTTCACCGCGTCCACGAAGCCGTCGCGCGGGGCGTGCTTCAGGGTTAGCTGGTCAATGACCTGGCGAATGAGCCGCATCGTGTCGGTCGGCATCGGCTGCCCGGCGCAGTAGGTGGGGAAGAGCCGCGCCGCCCGCCGGCCCATGTCGTGCAGCAGCGCCGCCTTGTGCTGCTGGGCCAGCTGGAACACCTGGTCGGCGGAGTAGCTGGACTGAATATCGAGGGCGAATTTCCGGTCAAACAACGCCTTGCCGATGCGGAACGAGCGGTATTGGTTACCCACTGGCATCGACTTGCGCAAATACCCGATGTAGCCATCGATGGCCGTGCGGGCCCCGGCGATGCGCTGGGTGAGCAGCCGCTTCTCCGCATCGGGGAGGGTTGAGCGGCGCACCGAGTCGGCCAGCGCGGCGCCAAGCACGGCCAAGCCGCCCTCGTTCTGCTGCGCGGCCAGCTCGGTGTGCTCACGGGTGGGGTGGCTGAGGTTGGCCCGCGCCGTTTGGTAATACGCCTGCGCCCCGGCTAGTTTATCCGAAATATTGCGCAGGCGGCGCGCCAGCGGGTAATGGCGGCCATTGAGCAGGTCGCCCACGCTGGCCCCCAGGTTGTACAGGGCCGGGTTCCACTGCCAGTTTTTGAGCGTGTCGGCGTACCAGCGCTCCGAGCGCAGCTCATTGGTAAGCAAATGCAAATCAATCTGGTTGCCGGGCGAGAGGCTATCCAGCCCAAAGCCGCCCAGCGTGCCCAGGTTGCGAGCCACGAACGCGGCATCGCTGCGCCGCTGCGCCTCGTTGGGAATCACCAGCAGCGAGTCGTATTTATGAAAGCCCACCGACGACGCATACTCCGGGTTCTGCCGCCAGAAATCCTGGATGAACTGCTGCTTGAAGCGGTCGAAGCGCGCATCGGCGGTGGGGGCGGCGGTTTTGGTATCGGGGCTGGTGCAGGCGGGTAGGGCCAGTAGCAGCAAGGGGAGGTAGCGGAGCTTCATGGAGGGTGGGGTGGAGGATGATACTGCCAAAAGTAGTGCGGTCGGTCGCCCATCGCGGGCACCTCACGAGACTCCTATGGGGCATAGCTCCCTCTCCAAAAGAGAGGGGAACTAGCGCTAGTTCTAGTTTTTAATGATTCAGGATTTAAAGCTAAAGCTAGAAACTAGTCCCCCCTCTTCTTTTGGAGAGGGGGCTATGCCCCATAGGGGTCTCGTGAGGTGCCCCCCGCCCCACCCCACCCATCACCCAGCCCTATCTTGCCACCCCTACTTCCCTACCCCCCCATGTCCCGCCAGGCTGTTCAACGCTACCAAAACGAAATCGCCCAACTCATTCACTATGGAGGCAGCACCAAGGAAACGGCCATTCGGGGGGCGTTTCAGAACTTGCTCAATGACTACTGCCGGCAGAAGGACTTTTTGCTGGTGCCGGAGCTGGACTACCGCGCCCCCAAGGGCAACACCGTGTACCCGGACGGCACCGTGAAGGATGCCCTGCGCCTGAGCTGGGGCTACTGGGAAAGCAAGGACAGCCACGACAACCTGGACGAGGAAATCCAGAAGAAATTCGCCAAAGGCTACCCCCAGGACAATATTTTGTTCGAGGATTCTATCACGCTCGTGCTCATTCAGGCGGGCAGCGAGGCCGGGCGCGTGGCCCTGGACGACGACGCGGCCACCGACCGCCTGCTCACGCAGTTTCTGCACTACGAGCGGCCCGAGGTGCGCACTTTTCGCCAGGCCATTGCGCAGTTTCGGCACGACTTGCCGGGCGTGGTCGAGAGCCTGCGCCAGGCCATTGAGCGGGCCGAAACGGACAACCCAAAATTCAACGCCCGGCTCGCCGACTTCGTGGTGCTGGGCCAGGCCAGCATCAACCCCGACTTTGGCACCTCGGAGGCGCGGGAGATGATGATTCAGCACATTCTCACGGAGGACATCTTCAACCGGGTGTTCGACGAAACGCAGTTTCACCGCGAGAATAACATTGCCCACGAGCTGGAGCAGGTGATTAATACCTTCTTCACCGGCCCTACCCGGCGCGATACGCTGGAGCGCATCCGGCCGTTTTTCGACGTCATTAATGCGCAGGCGTCGGGCATTGCCAGCCACATGGAGAAGCAGAAGTTTCTGAAGGTGGTGTACGAGAACTTCTACCGGGCCTACAATCCCAAGGGGGCCGACCGCCTGGGCATCGTGTACACGCCTAATGAGGTGGTGCGCTTTATGATGGAGAGCACCGAATATGCGTAAGGCTACCTTCGTTTCACTTTCAGTGCTTCTTACTAAAACTACCCATGACTCCTGATGAAACCACCGCACGCATCAAAGGGCGCATTCAAAAGCTAGTTGAATATCTACCCTCCTTACGCGATGGTCAACTGCGGTGGATTGAACGGATTATAGACCAGTTTAGAAGAGCCAAAAGCTTCTGGCGTAATCCTGGCAGCCCACTTATCAGTGAATGCTTTCTGGAAGACTTCGGTGACGCGCTGCGCATTTATCATTGCTTCTCTGACGAGGCTTTTACCAAGGACAAATTCGAGTACACGATGGTTAGCGTTTCTAATTAGTGCGGCCAACGCGCCTCGCTGGAAAAGCGCAACAATCCTGGCCATGATATAACTATTGGCTCCAGCAAGGTATCGCTAAAAACACAGGCGGATAAAGGGCTGCGCACCGGCTTAATTCAATTACATAAATTCATGGAATTAGGCCGGGGGCAATGGACTAATAACCCAGCCGACTTACTTCGGCTAACCGACCAGTTTCTGGCTCACTTGGTCGCGTATGACCAAATTTTGGTGTTGCGCAACACGGGCAAGCCCACGCCGGCCGTTCCGTACTGGAAATACGAGTTGGTGGAAATTCCCATTACCTTACTCGAACAAGTGAAAACCGGCCGTTATGAGATGATGCAGGACAGCATTCAGATGCCCAAACCCGGCTATTGTTACGTCGAGGACGAGAGCGGCTCGTTGCTGTTTCGCCTCTATTTTGACGGCGGCACTGAGCGCAAATTGAAAGTGCAGAACATCCGCAAAGACCTGTGCATGGTCCATGCTGAGTGGACGTTCATCATTCAGGAGTTGGATGAGCTAGCTGAGTAGCGTAGGCCGGCGATGAGCGGCCAGTCTTTTGGCAGCGATAGCCGCGTAGGCCGGATTCAGTTCGATGCCTACGCAGCTTCGGTTGAGACGCAAGGCCGTTTCGCCCACCGTGCCTGAGCCGAAAAAAGGGTCTAATAGCAAGCCACCTTCCGGGCTACCAGCTTGAATGCACGGGGCTACCAAGCTGGGAGGAAACACGGCAAAGTGAGCTTCCTTATAAGGTTCCGTGTTGATGGACCACACCGTGCGGCGGTTGCGCTTGGTTTTATTATCCTGCGTGGGTTCCAGCACGGCCGCGTGGTCGTAGTAATAGTTCTGCGACTTGGTTAGTAGGAAAAGATATTCGTGCGATTGCGTAGGCCGGTCTTTCACGGATTCAGGTTGGCAATTGGGCTTGTACCAAATGATGTCGGAGCGTAGATACCAACCGGCGGCTTGCAGGGCGAACGCCAAGCGCCAAGGCACCCCGATAAGGTCTTTAGGTTTCAAGCCTTCGGGCGTAGGTGGGCGATAGCTCATGGCGCGGGCCGGGTTTTTTTTATCGCCGTCCCGCCATGTGCGGTTACCACTCGTGTAGGAATCCCCGATATTCAACCACAAAGAACCGTCAGGTCGCAACACTCGCCTAACCTCTTCAAATACCGCCGTCAGATTGGCAATGAAATCCTGCAACTGCATTTCGGCCCCAATTTGATGCTCAATACCGTAATCGCGCAGTCCCCAATACGGCGGACTAGTTACGCAGGCGTGAAAGGAGTCGGCCGGCAGGGTTTTGAGAACAGTCAGCGCATCACCTTCCAACACGCGGCACTCCGCTTGTTTCAGAATTGAATTTTCCTCGCTACCACTTTGGACATTGGGAGGTGAAGTAAGTATTTCACTGGGGGAAAGGCCGGGCAGAAAAAGGTCCATCAGGTAAGTTTGATTTATCCGCAAGTTACGCCGTGGGGCAAACTTCCGCTTTCATTAAAACCTGCTTTAACTTCACGCCTGGCGCTACCGCCTCGGCAACCGCTCGGCCCTGGAGTGGGTGCTCGACCAGTACAAGGAGCGCACCCCCAAGGACCCCACCATCCGCGCGCAGTTCGACACATATCGCCTGGCCGACCACGTGGCCGCCGTGTCGGAGCTGCTGGCACGGGTAGCCACGGTCGTCGAAACCATGCGGATTGTGGATGCCCTAGCCGCGCAGTCGCCCTTGCGGCCGGGGGCATGAGGGCGGCAGCCAACCCCCTCCCACCTGGCCCGTAAGCCCACGCCACCGGCTACCCGGCCGCCCTTATCGTATGGAGCTTCTGGTCCACCTCTGCTACTGGTTTAGCAGCCACCCCTTTTTGCTGGCCACGTTGGCGACCCCCGCCATTCCGCTAACGTTTCTGCTATTCAAAAACGCTCCGCGCTGGGTGTATAGGCTGCTGTTTCTGCTGCTGGGGCTGGGCGTACTCAACTTGTTTTTCGGCCCTGGCCTGGCCTCGCGCCTCGTATACGGGGCCGGCATTGTCGGCACGGGCGAAGTCGTGAGTACCTACGCCACCACCACCCAGGTCAACTACCGCAACGTAATGGGCTACCGCGTACTGCTGCACACCGCCCAGGGCCAGACCCTCGAAACCACCTTCAACGATATGTCCTTCCCCGCCTACCCCAACCGGTGGTCCAGCACCTACCCCGGCCAGGGCGAAAAGTTCGGCACCCGCTACCTGCCTGACTACCCCCGCGACTTCGTAGTGCTGACCAACGACGATAGCCCCTGGGCGCACGGCCGGCAGTGTGCAGCCTTGCTCGACTCACTGCACGAGGCCCGCACCCGCCACGAATCCAACCTCTCCGACGCGGCAGCCCGCCAAACCTACGTGGGCCTCCTGCGGCGGGTGCTGGCCAGGGGCTGCTACACCGACAGTACCGACCTGCGGGAGTACGACGGCGACCTCGGCCATCTGCGGGTCGAACCCTGCCAGGCCCTGCTTGACAGCCTCGACGCGGCCCGCCGCCGCTGCAACGCCGACCTGCGCAACCAAGCCAACAACCGCGCCTACTCCGCTCTCATCCGCCGCGTCATTGCCCGCCCCGCCTGCTACACCGACACCGCCGACCTGCGCCAGTACTACGCCGACCTAGCCCACGCCCA
The genomic region above belongs to Hymenobacter psoromatis and contains:
- a CDS encoding DNA-methyltransferase, whose translation is MDLFLPGLSPSEILTSPPNVQSGSEENSILKQAECRVLEGDALTVLKTLPADSFHACVTSPPYWGLRDYGIEHQIGAEMQLQDFIANLTAVFEEVRRVLRPDGSLWLNIGDSYTSGNRTWRDGDKKNPARAMSYRPPTPEGLKPKDLIGVPWRLAFALQAAGWYLRSDIIWYKPNCQPESVKDRPTQSHEYLFLLTKSQNYYYDHAAVLEPTQDNKTKRNRRTVWSINTEPYKEAHFAVFPPSLVAPCIQAGSPEGGLLLDPFFGSGTVGETALRLNRSCVGIELNPAYAAIAAKRLAAHRRPTLLS
- a CDS encoding thioredoxin family protein, yielding MTEEARPPVVDADDEQLRRLIHEHLKVFAKFTSDNCPACAALAPPFAKFVDAPENADIFFVRLDSDQNPVAQQLMKERIAPFFVSYHQGRLLECDALTEEGEVVAQLARLRAFEPVR
- a CDS encoding glycoside hydrolase family 97 protein — encoded protein: MRKYLLLTLLAAAYSAAAQGPTPLSASQGRVKLTFALNAAGHPTYAVAYGTRPVVNASRLGLALQEGGGFDGPLEVTGSDIKDVDDTWQPVWGEVKSIRNHYQQLTVHLRQPAAPGRQLDVVFRVFTDGVGFRYEFPHQPHLDYFVVTDELTEFAMPADHRAFWIPGDYDTNEYIYTRSRLSEVDNAAMVKNSTNIAVRVAPDPQAVATPLMLKADDGLYVNIHEAALVDYPAMQLHVDRASLRLKASLVPNAVGSMAFLHAPFHTPWRTIIVSDNAPDMLASKLILNLNEPSKIGETNWIKPMKFVGVWWEMQTGHSTWSYAASADTLDAQGQLIPSGRHAANTANVKRYIDFAAKNDIPGVLVEGWNTGWEDWFGYWKEYVFDFVTPYPDFDVPGLTSYAKSKGVSLIMHNETSGSATNYDQHLDSAYQFMNRYGYPAVKTGYVGRIIPRGEHHDGQWMVNHYNRVAEVAARSRVMIDMHEPVRPTGLHRTYPHWLAGEAARGNEYNAFTDQGNPPEHETILPFTRLMGGPMDYTPGIFKLKGYAVGAPERQVHTTLAKQLALYVTLYSPLQMAADLPENYEAHPDAFQFIKDVPVDWDDTRILAAEPGEYITTVRQAKGKDEWYLGSISNEKPRKQPLKLTFLTPGRRYEATIYADAKNADWQKNPEAYQITKKVVTSRSTLTLELAPGGGAAVSFKPVK
- a CDS encoding T9SS type A sorting domain-containing protein; the encoded protein is MKKLSTLALATTLVGAALNAQAQITLDGVISATEIGAGNYVSLGKFTTPHDPGKGFGNAGLLQMYGANANGKLYVGIAGTIASGNNNFQLYMDLPNKSGVPVGTGLPTIAGSGTVFGTFAGGSIGGTKLDLEADAAIATTGQFDVQAAIYTATTGQAKSLGGGAAITSDGVPNPLYDATGAYAIFANTRVAYKQSPDGGLLGMTGNPGAANGGGAGSTGLEYEFDGKALGLPSGASIVRVFVAYVSGDAYWSSDFIPESVGNGKAYNTPGATGGNNNLGYSPDFTDATNFPGTQAAAINLVVLSSRQADDAVVAMSVFPNPTQGQATITYQVQNTTQPVAVRVIDLLGRDVRTLLDTKQTPGFHDLTVPTSELALGTYLIKVQVGDKVATRRLAVSR
- a CDS encoding DUF885 domain-containing protein, which encodes MKLRYLPLLLLALPACTSPDTKTAAPTADARFDRFKQQFIQDFWRQNPEYASSVGFHKYDSLLVIPNEAQRRSDAAFVARNLGTLGGFGLDSLSPGNQIDLHLLTNELRSERWYADTLKNWQWNPALYNLGASVGDLLNGRHYPLARRLRNISDKLAGAQAYYQTARANLSHPTREHTELAAQQNEGGLAVLGAALADSVRRSTLPDAEKRLLTQRIAGARTAIDGYIGYLRKSMPVGNQYRSFRIGKALFDRKFALDIQSSYSADQVFQLAQQHKAALLHDMGRRAARLFPTYCAGQPMPTDTMRLIRQVIDQLTLKHAPRDGFVDAVKRQIPTLIKFVNDHDLLTQDPSKPLVVRETPGYMRGSGAGASVSAPGPYDTKANTYYNVEPLPPTWTAAQAESYLREYNDYTLQILNIHEAIPGHYTQLVYANRSPSLVKSIFGNGAMIEGWAVYAERMMLENGYGNNSDELWLLWDKWNMRSTLNAVVDNLIQTQNASEADVVQLLTGAGFQEEAEARNKWHRATLSQVQLSSYFTGYTEIMALREEVKQQEGSKFNLKNFNQQFLSYGSAPVKYIRQLMLNHKQ
- a CDS encoding alpha-amylase family glycosyl hydrolase; translation: MKKTALLFLLPLLALLAPTPPARGQASTPPDPAQYGQPFAAVPDAPDAVIYQVNMRGFSQAGNFAGVLARLDSIKALGVNVVYLMPIFPIGQERAVDSPFAVRDYVSVNPEFGTLADLRMLVEAIHARRMAVILDWVGNHTSWDHAWVKAHPDWYVHNAKGEIINPIPSWKDIAQLNFQNPELRAAMISALRYWVFAANIDGFRCDYADGPTREFWVEALASLQSIKGHKLLLLAEGDQKKYFFQVGFQLDYDFPFIQVMRHAILEHGKSVRLLDSLNAVEYQGAPAGARMVRYTSNHDINSSEGPPQELFGGERGAMAVFVVAAYMKAVPMIYNGQEVGYAKRVPFMGPRQPVDWTPKPAVTRAYKQLIGLRNASPALRTGTLASYSSADVCAFTKTQGGEQVLVLVNLRNASVPYAVPAALARTRWHNAFGGAAPALKEKLTLRPFEYVVLRNQPVSARH